The following coding sequences lie in one Vicinamibacteria bacterium genomic window:
- a CDS encoding methyltransferase domain-containing protein, which translates to MAERRSIASIPLVCPSCRASLTYPQAGDVECGHCRARFAQKDGILRLVSGANATPGFDPHYFPLLSQVEKEHFWFVVRREVILDALTRTVPDLRSRPLFDIGCGSGGLLAFLSEAGVPVAGACDAYLEGLQLARERIDLPFFLVDEGRLPPLGPGQPMIGMFDVLEHIDDDQGTLDWVASVLEPGGALVLTVPAHPFLFDETDEIAHHRRRYRRRELREKLEKAGLQTQLISHFMATLVPMLVVLRWLGRRLRGGRQAVMERRSAELSIVPVLNDLLRTILRLERYWLRMLPLPFGSSLVAIATRPAER; encoded by the coding sequence ATGGCTGAACGGAGGTCGATCGCGAGCATACCCCTCGTTTGCCCAAGCTGCCGGGCCTCTCTCACCTACCCCCAAGCCGGAGACGTGGAGTGCGGCCACTGCAGGGCCCGTTTCGCGCAGAAGGACGGCATCCTACGCCTCGTTTCGGGGGCCAATGCCACTCCGGGCTTTGACCCCCACTACTTCCCGTTGCTCTCCCAAGTAGAAAAGGAGCACTTCTGGTTCGTTGTCCGGCGCGAGGTGATCCTGGATGCCCTGACGCGAACCGTCCCCGACCTTCGAAGCCGGCCCCTCTTCGACATCGGTTGCGGAAGCGGGGGCTTGCTGGCTTTCCTCTCCGAGGCCGGGGTCCCCGTTGCGGGGGCCTGCGATGCCTATCTGGAAGGGCTTCAACTTGCGCGTGAGCGGATCGACCTGCCTTTTTTCCTCGTGGACGAGGGACGGCTCCCTCCGTTGGGGCCCGGCCAGCCGATGATCGGGATGTTCGACGTCCTCGAGCATATTGATGACGATCAAGGGACCCTGGACTGGGTGGCTTCCGTACTCGAGCCGGGAGGCGCCCTGGTGCTCACCGTGCCCGCCCACCCCTTCCTTTTCGATGAGACGGATGAGATCGCTCATCATCGCCGCCGCTACCGGCGGCGGGAACTTCGCGAGAAGCTGGAAAAGGCGGGCCTCCAGACCCAGCTCATCAGTCATTTCATGGCCACCCTCGTCCCCATGCTGGTGGTGCTGCGCTGGCTGGGACGCCGACTCCGGGGCGGGAGGCAGGCGGTCATGGAGCGGCGGAGTGCGGAGCTCTCCATCGTGCCCGTCCTCAACGACCTGCTGCGCACGATCCTTCGCCTGGAGCGTTACTGGTTGCGGATGCTTCCCTTGCCCTTCGGGTCGTCTCTGGTGGCGATAGCCACGCGACCTGCCGAACGATGA
- a CDS encoding WbqC family protein gives MSAGGGTGTSVKCVILQPSYIPWRGYFHQIHKANVFMFFDDVQYDQRGWRNRNRVKTAKGVQWLTVPVLKRGLRAEQTPIRDVRMCWDRPWAHSHWTTLLHAYGRAPYFKKYAPLVESFYRRRDEFLADFTIDTTVALARELGIQHTRFLRSTELKVSGTKTDRLLALLSEVGADHYISGPSARDYIDEEKVRAAGVTLEYMSYEYPAYEQLHPPYDPYVSLLDLLFMKGPEAPRYIWGDE, from the coding sequence ATGTCCGCGGGGGGTGGGACCGGCACCTCTGTTAAGTGCGTTATTCTGCAGCCCTCATACATCCCCTGGCGTGGCTACTTCCATCAGATTCACAAGGCCAACGTCTTCATGTTCTTCGACGATGTCCAGTATGACCAGCGGGGCTGGCGCAACCGCAACCGGGTCAAGACGGCGAAAGGAGTGCAGTGGCTCACCGTCCCCGTGCTGAAGCGGGGGCTCCGCGCCGAACAAACCCCGATCCGGGACGTCAGGATGTGCTGGGACCGCCCCTGGGCGCACAGTCACTGGACGACCCTCCTCCACGCGTACGGGCGGGCCCCCTACTTCAAGAAATACGCCCCCTTGGTCGAGTCGTTCTACCGTCGGCGCGACGAGTTCCTCGCCGACTTCACGATCGACACCACCGTAGCCCTGGCTCGGGAGCTGGGCATCCAGCACACGCGCTTCCTACGCTCGACGGAACTCAAGGTTTCCGGCACCAAGACGGACCGGCTCCTCGCCCTTCTGAGCGAGGTTGGTGCGGATCACTACATCAGTGGGCCCTCCGCCCGCGACTACATCGACGAAGAGAAGGTGCGGGCCGCCGGCGTCACTCTGGAGTACATGAGCTACGAGTACCCTGCCTACGAGCAATTGCACCCGCCCTACGACCCCTACGTCTCGTTGCTCGACCTGCTCTTCATGAAGGGGCCGGAGGCGCCGCGGTACATCTGGGGCGATGAGTGA
- a CDS encoding glycosyltransferase family 2 protein, with translation MTEPEIAGRAPELSIVTTLYRSEATVTEFHRRAVAAGEALRRSFEIVFVDDGSPDGSAEIARGIQRLDPRVVLVELSRNFGHHPAAVAGLRYARGERIFILDVDLEEQPEWLSDFAAEFDRRGADVVFGVSTNRKGSALKRYAGAVFWKLFNVLSDTHVPENPCTIRLMSRKYVDALLTLPERNLFLAGSYAWLGFTQVPYPVEKGQRSTPSTYTPSRLIGLFVEAITSFTSYPLRLIFLVGVGIAATALLAGLTLTAWKLLRPEAISMGWPSLMVSIWFLGGVIIAFLGVIGLYLSKVFNETKSRPLYVVRRVERQTGAPSPGKG, from the coding sequence TTGACGGAGCCAGAGATCGCCGGCCGCGCTCCGGAGTTGAGCATCGTGACCACCCTCTACCGCTCCGAGGCGACGGTCACGGAGTTCCACCGCCGGGCGGTGGCCGCGGGGGAGGCTCTCCGCAGGTCCTTCGAGATCGTGTTCGTGGATGACGGCTCCCCCGATGGGTCCGCCGAGATCGCGAGGGGGATCCAGCGCCTGGACCCCCGGGTGGTCCTGGTGGAGCTCTCGCGCAACTTCGGGCACCACCCGGCCGCGGTCGCGGGGCTGCGCTACGCGCGGGGAGAGAGGATCTTCATCCTGGACGTCGACCTCGAGGAGCAACCCGAATGGCTCTCCGACTTTGCCGCGGAGTTCGACCGCCGGGGGGCGGATGTGGTCTTCGGGGTGAGCACCAACCGCAAGGGCAGCGCCTTGAAGAGGTACGCGGGAGCCGTCTTCTGGAAGCTCTTCAACGTTCTTTCCGATACCCATGTTCCCGAGAACCCTTGCACGATCAGGCTCATGAGCCGGAAATACGTGGACGCCCTCCTCACCCTTCCGGAGAGAAACCTGTTCCTGGCCGGTAGCTATGCCTGGCTCGGCTTCACGCAGGTGCCCTATCCGGTCGAAAAGGGCCAGCGATCCACGCCCTCCACATATACGCCCTCCCGCTTGATCGGCCTCTTCGTGGAAGCCATAACCTCCTTCACCAGCTACCCCCTGCGGCTGATCTTCCTCGTCGGGGTGGGGATCGCGGCCACCGCCCTCCTCGCCGGCCTGACCCTGACCGCCTGGAAGCTGCTTCGCCCGGAGGCGATCTCCATGGGCTGGCCCTCGCTCATGGTCTCCATCTGGTTCCTGGGGGGCGTCATCATCGCTTTCCTGGGGGTCATCGGGCTCTACTTGTCCAAGGTCTTCAACGAGACCAAGAGCCGGCCCCTCTACGTTGTGCGCCGGGTAGAGCGCCAGACGGGAGCCCCCTCCCCTGGGAAGGGGTGA
- a CDS encoding class I SAM-dependent methyltransferase, whose translation MPADMGKHELDQFGGAYGPAFRFHEENLWMLSWYAERMVRALETQNTRSLVSLGIGHQVVSGAILKSLGRGLREYTIVEGSPASIQKFRESTPLPPNAAVVNALFEEYEPASPVDAVEMGFVLEHVEDPLLVLRRYARFLKPPGTIIIVVPNARSLHRMLGNAAGLLDDVHQLSPYDLQLGHRRYFDLDSITALVKDAGLRIRRTEGVFLKCLTTAQLQALELSPEVREAFFRVGVAYPEISNAIYLETSL comes from the coding sequence TTGCCGGCGGACATGGGGAAGCACGAGCTCGACCAGTTCGGAGGCGCGTACGGTCCCGCGTTCAGGTTCCACGAAGAGAACCTCTGGATGCTCTCGTGGTACGCGGAGCGGATGGTGCGGGCGCTGGAGACGCAGAACACGCGTTCCCTCGTCAGCCTGGGCATCGGCCACCAGGTGGTCAGCGGGGCCATCCTCAAGTCGCTGGGGCGAGGCCTCCGTGAGTACACGATCGTGGAGGGCTCCCCGGCGAGCATCCAAAAGTTTCGGGAGAGCACGCCCTTGCCGCCGAACGCGGCCGTGGTCAACGCCCTTTTCGAGGAGTACGAGCCCGCTTCCCCCGTGGACGCGGTGGAGATGGGCTTTGTCCTCGAACACGTGGAAGACCCCCTGCTCGTCCTCCGCCGCTACGCGCGCTTTCTGAAGCCGCCCGGCACCATCATCATTGTCGTGCCCAACGCCCGGTCCCTGCATCGGATGCTGGGGAACGCGGCCGGTCTCCTCGACGACGTGCACCAGCTGAGCCCCTACGACCTCCAGCTCGGACACCGGCGGTACTTCGATCTCGACTCGATTACCGCGCTGGTGAAGGATGCCGGGCTTCGGATACGAAGAACCGAGGGCGTCTTTCTGAAATGTCTGACCACCGCCCAACTGCAGGCCCTGGAGCTCAGCCCGGAGGTCCGGGAGGCGTTCTTCAGGGTCGGGGTCGCCTATCCCGAGATCTCGAACGCGATCTATCTCGAGACCAGCCTTTGA
- a CDS encoding HAD-IA family hydrolase, with translation MFSALVVSGGGFQGLGLIRCLRESAAVRVVLADCFEESISRYFADSFHPVPRIADTQNFLAALLGICEREGVRIVLPSTQHELLALAEGRQPFAARGVFVGVSDPGFLRLAGNKRELYEFLGGAGLPTLPVVDLRREARPFPLIGRPIAGWGSRGTLVLRSERDLEGREVDEVAESHLWQPYLERFEELSVDFALDGAGEDSGFGVRRRARTSGGFAVISETAEDPAVETLMRRFTELVKTKGARGLFNVQLIRERGKLYFSDVNPRIGTSAVHWCGTGFNPALHLCGFVDRRLREGLRPPPSSGRRMVRYLDQFWIDPVSAAVEPARAVVFDVDDTLIHHKRWILGKLERLHEAFPDELPERGLFLLEAARLVEEGPRAQLFDELKARFALGPDLTAQLVQLYRASVPHHPPVFPDVAPTLASLKRSGLKLAVLTDNPPESQRLKLEASGLSAWFDVVVYSREAGAEKPSPEGFAVVAERLGIPARALVMVGDNPYRDVLGAARAGYGACYLLRRAGGFFNFDPSIFKELSEDGPEFRVIDTLQGLLPFLGASPAGLSG, from the coding sequence ATGTTCTCCGCCCTGGTCGTGTCGGGCGGAGGATTCCAGGGCCTGGGCTTGATCCGCTGCCTCCGCGAGTCGGCCGCCGTCCGGGTTGTGCTCGCGGATTGTTTTGAGGAGAGCATCAGCCGGTATTTTGCGGACAGCTTCCATCCGGTACCGCGGATCGCCGACACCCAGAACTTCTTGGCCGCGCTCCTCGGCATTTGCGAGAGGGAAGGGGTACGTATCGTCCTTCCCTCCACCCAGCATGAGCTCCTAGCTCTGGCCGAGGGCCGGCAGCCCTTCGCGGCGCGGGGAGTCTTTGTGGGGGTGTCGGATCCCGGCTTCTTGCGGCTGGCCGGGAACAAGCGCGAGCTCTACGAGTTTCTCGGCGGGGCGGGGCTGCCCACCCTGCCCGTCGTCGATTTGCGCCGGGAGGCCCGCCCCTTTCCGCTGATCGGGCGGCCGATTGCGGGGTGGGGCAGCCGGGGGACCCTGGTGCTGCGGTCGGAGCGGGACCTCGAGGGCCGGGAGGTGGACGAGGTCGCAGAGAGCCACCTTTGGCAGCCCTATCTGGAGCGGTTCGAAGAGCTGTCGGTGGACTTCGCTCTCGACGGCGCGGGCGAGGACTCTGGATTCGGCGTACGGCGAAGGGCTCGCACTTCGGGGGGGTTCGCGGTGATCAGCGAGACCGCGGAAGACCCCGCGGTGGAGACGCTGATGCGGCGGTTCACGGAGCTTGTGAAGACCAAGGGAGCCCGGGGGCTCTTCAACGTCCAGCTCATCCGGGAGCGGGGGAAGCTCTATTTCTCGGATGTCAACCCGCGGATCGGCACTTCGGCTGTGCACTGGTGTGGGACGGGCTTCAACCCCGCCCTCCATCTTTGCGGTTTCGTGGATCGTCGGCTCCGGGAAGGCCTGCGCCCGCCCCCGTCTTCGGGCCGGCGGATGGTGCGCTACCTGGATCAGTTCTGGATCGACCCCGTGTCGGCCGCGGTCGAGCCGGCAAGAGCGGTCGTTTTCGACGTGGACGACACCCTTATCCACCACAAGAGGTGGATCCTCGGCAAGCTGGAGCGCCTCCACGAGGCCTTCCCCGACGAGCTGCCGGAGCGGGGGCTTTTTCTCTTGGAGGCGGCCCGGCTCGTGGAAGAGGGCCCCCGCGCCCAGCTCTTCGACGAGCTGAAGGCACGCTTCGCGCTGGGACCCGACCTCACAGCCCAGCTGGTTCAACTCTATCGAGCGAGCGTCCCCCACCATCCTCCGGTTTTCCCGGACGTGGCGCCAACCCTGGCAAGCTTGAAGCGGAGCGGTCTCAAGCTCGCCGTCCTGACCGACAACCCTCCGGAGTCCCAGCGGCTGAAGCTCGAGGCGTCGGGTCTCTCGGCTTGGTTTGACGTCGTGGTCTACTCGCGGGAGGCGGGGGCAGAGAAGCCGAGCCCGGAGGGCTTCGCGGTGGTCGCGGAGCGCTTGGGGATCCCGGCCCGGGCCTTGGTCATGGTGGGGGACAATCCCTACCGGGACGTCCTGGGCGCGGCTCGGGCGGGCTACGGCGCTTGCTACCTGCTGCGCCGGGCGGGCGGATTCTTCAACTTCGATCCTTCGATCTTCAAAGAGCTCTCCGAGGACGGCCCAGAGTTCC